In Arthrobacter sp. PAMC25284, a single genomic region encodes these proteins:
- a CDS encoding McrB family protein — protein sequence MTQNLNWTPFIGFVGKFIETVDLNAEENDYKKELAAKLSAVRTELLAGDPEWHPHFIRALRTTNLVNYRTIGAMDKLDDASSQSLQTFLTRFWSGAPDTGKLNALVAGLKELNSRELSEGIATGVGSLLLMAVDPTEFPPYRPEAVRLFWNIIGFDYKDAVRTPQGRYDAFLDVLDQFRSELALAGLGNFDRLEAQGIMWTVMNADPTDEWASQDVVNFRKWRGDKAAAAVVDLSTPAATIAPQLEAAGRLILESGFRSAPCAIDGATPTWTVENARELARRSELAVGAGTFMAKFERQLQGASRGVVLLAAELAFLQVLPLSNVGAQTKIARIEKILSWIEHDDVPLPPALQEGLAAEGAFHGGVGFNIQVAEHMKWLSRLVEHVSTQPMSLIEAALTDPWAFRDITQSVPDDRPMIRYSVDYIAWPEYLPPVVKRDHRTEIWHAFAGVIGGATGPNDSDEAAIAKDLHAIRLVQQGSSNEFVEWYSEPYLSQWRAGAEDSGQRAWLVRQSQAGTTMLHPWLEDGFVSTPAQHLGSPTPGSNLSQIQAAVNKGYQHIEYSERKLRAMEYHRFLSIMKVDDFVLTAFEDGLFIGVVTGEAHYVEDATSRLRRAVAWQKTPISNEDMPAPLPRLLAEQGSVVDLTEALSIITAWFGVEADPDNETEIVAPLPQIAVVPHLKKATPELARKLHVDQQHLQEVIRLLQTRQQIVFYGPPGTGKTFLGTAIAKFLAGEEHSDHVKTVQFHPSYAYEDFFEGYRPAKSQDGNVAFSLEAGPLRRIADEAASEGNRDKPYFLIIDEMNRGNLAKIFGELYYLLEYRNEGINLQYNPDKVFALPPNLFIIGTMNTSDRSIAMVDAAIRRRFAFVELHPQDGMISGLLERFLKANGKPPLRAELLNALNSEIEETNRDLMIGPSYFMKPHAETDEGLEEIWKYELLPLLEEQYFGRLKRDQVREKFGLTAMRRKAGAEVGPVDLSLVSIEQVLDGEGAEELEQLLTDSEDTSS from the coding sequence ATGACCCAGAACTTGAACTGGACTCCGTTCATCGGGTTTGTAGGCAAATTTATCGAAACTGTCGACCTCAACGCGGAAGAGAATGACTATAAGAAAGAGCTGGCGGCCAAGCTCTCGGCCGTGCGGACCGAGTTGCTGGCAGGAGATCCGGAGTGGCACCCGCACTTCATTCGGGCCCTGCGGACGACGAATCTCGTCAATTACAGAACCATTGGGGCAATGGACAAGCTGGATGATGCTTCGTCGCAGAGCCTGCAAACCTTCTTGACGAGGTTTTGGTCGGGGGCACCCGATACGGGGAAGCTGAATGCCTTGGTCGCCGGCCTTAAGGAGTTGAACTCTCGAGAACTTTCCGAGGGCATCGCCACCGGAGTGGGTTCTCTCTTGCTTATGGCTGTGGATCCGACCGAGTTCCCGCCGTACCGTCCCGAAGCGGTCCGACTGTTCTGGAACATCATCGGTTTTGACTACAAGGACGCCGTACGGACTCCGCAAGGACGCTATGACGCGTTCCTGGACGTCCTGGATCAGTTCCGGTCGGAGCTGGCTCTTGCGGGCCTCGGTAACTTTGACCGCTTGGAAGCCCAGGGCATCATGTGGACGGTCATGAACGCCGATCCGACGGACGAATGGGCCTCCCAGGACGTTGTGAACTTCCGTAAATGGCGCGGAGACAAGGCCGCGGCTGCCGTGGTCGACCTCAGCACTCCTGCTGCCACGATAGCTCCCCAGCTCGAAGCCGCAGGAAGACTGATCCTCGAGAGCGGATTTCGCAGCGCGCCTTGCGCCATCGACGGCGCAACGCCAACGTGGACAGTTGAGAACGCTCGCGAACTGGCAAGAAGAAGCGAGCTCGCCGTTGGCGCCGGAACCTTCATGGCGAAGTTCGAGCGTCAGCTGCAAGGTGCCAGCCGCGGCGTGGTCCTCTTGGCGGCGGAACTGGCTTTCCTGCAGGTATTGCCCCTCTCGAACGTAGGCGCCCAAACAAAGATCGCCAGGATTGAGAAGATTCTTTCCTGGATCGAACACGACGACGTGCCCCTACCTCCGGCGCTTCAAGAGGGCCTGGCCGCCGAAGGTGCGTTTCACGGTGGTGTCGGATTCAACATCCAAGTGGCAGAGCACATGAAATGGCTCTCTCGGCTCGTTGAGCATGTATCGACACAACCAATGAGCCTGATTGAAGCCGCACTTACGGACCCTTGGGCGTTTCGCGACATCACCCAGTCAGTCCCCGATGACCGCCCCATGATCCGTTACAGCGTGGACTATATCGCGTGGCCGGAATACCTGCCCCCTGTTGTAAAGCGGGACCACCGGACAGAGATTTGGCACGCATTTGCGGGCGTCATTGGCGGTGCGACAGGTCCAAACGACAGCGACGAGGCCGCCATTGCCAAAGACCTCCATGCCATTCGGCTCGTCCAACAGGGCAGCTCGAATGAATTCGTGGAATGGTACAGCGAGCCCTATCTGAGCCAGTGGCGGGCAGGCGCGGAAGACTCCGGACAGCGGGCGTGGCTGGTCAGGCAGAGCCAGGCAGGGACGACCATGCTGCACCCGTGGCTCGAGGACGGCTTCGTGTCCACCCCCGCGCAGCATCTTGGGTCACCCACGCCAGGATCGAACCTGAGCCAAATACAGGCGGCCGTCAATAAGGGCTACCAGCACATCGAATATTCGGAGCGCAAACTCCGTGCCATGGAGTACCATCGCTTCCTCAGCATCATGAAAGTGGACGACTTCGTCCTCACCGCCTTCGAAGATGGCCTCTTTATAGGGGTCGTAACCGGGGAGGCTCACTACGTCGAGGACGCGACATCCCGCTTGCGACGCGCTGTCGCCTGGCAGAAGACGCCGATCAGCAATGAAGACATGCCCGCACCCCTGCCGCGGCTGCTGGCCGAGCAAGGGTCAGTCGTCGACCTCACCGAAGCGCTTTCCATCATCACGGCCTGGTTCGGTGTGGAAGCTGACCCCGACAACGAGACGGAAATTGTGGCACCCCTGCCGCAAATCGCCGTCGTACCCCATCTGAAGAAAGCCACGCCAGAACTGGCACGAAAGCTGCACGTGGACCAGCAGCACTTGCAGGAAGTGATCCGACTCCTCCAGACCCGGCAGCAGATCGTCTTCTACGGCCCTCCCGGAACCGGCAAGACCTTTCTGGGAACGGCGATCGCCAAGTTCCTGGCGGGGGAGGAGCACTCCGACCACGTCAAGACAGTCCAGTTCCACCCGTCCTACGCCTACGAAGACTTTTTTGAGGGCTACCGGCCGGCGAAAAGCCAGGACGGTAACGTGGCATTCAGCCTCGAAGCGGGACCGCTGCGGCGTATCGCCGACGAAGCGGCATCTGAGGGCAACCGCGACAAGCCGTATTTTCTGATCATCGATGAGATGAACCGCGGCAACCTCGCCAAGATCTTCGGCGAGCTGTACTACCTGCTGGAGTACCGCAACGAGGGCATCAACCTCCAGTACAACCCGGACAAGGTCTTCGCCCTGCCACCCAACTTGTTCATCATCGGCACGATGAACACCTCCGATAGGTCCATCGCGATGGTGGACGCCGCCATCAGGCGCCGCTTCGCTTTCGTCGAGCTTCATCCGCAGGACGGCATGATCTCTGGGCTGCTGGAACGCTTCCTCAAGGCGAACGGAAAGCCTCCTTTGCGGGCAGAACTGCTGAATGCCTTGAACAGCGAGATTGAGGAGACGAACCGTGATCTCATGATCGGGCCGTCCTACTTCATGAAGCCCCATGCTGAGACCGATGAGGGGCTCGAGGAAATCTGGAAGTACGAGTTACTGCCGCTGTTGGAGGAACAGTATTTTGGGCGCCTGAAACGGGACCAGGTCCGGGAGAAGTTCGGGCTGACGGCGATGAGGCGGAAAGCCGGCGCTGAGGTCGGGCCGGTGGATCTTTCTTTGGTGTCTATCGAGCAGGTGCTGGATGGTGAGGGCGCTGAGGAACTCGAGCAGTTGTTGACTGATTCGGAAGACACGTCCTCCTGA
- a CDS encoding N-6 DNA methylase: MSTAFQAITVVGGVVPPSLLGRIQAGEVNDARSMSPASFHLAGTETVRDAASRTWMYLQGAWSAWRESDSAKRPDGQGAGTGDARQKWLLVLLRELGFGQVPATPGGLTIGGEAYPISHRWESVPIHLLGPGVDLDKRTPKVEGAARRAPQAMMQEFLNREDTYLWAILSNGLRLRLLRDSTALAGSAYIEFDLETIFESDLYSEFQLFWQLCHQSRLDKRGGSEAPPSDCWLELWRGESVEAGARALDKLGAGVEKALGFLGTGFLRHPDNRWLVDALHSGDLSHRDFHKALLRAAYRLLFLFVVEDRGALLDPAATTEARDRYAMYFSTQRLRKMSRSRDGGPHPDLWRTQKLVLGALGGDGLDVVGLPALGGLFDPDPRAARLAGQPHGDLLLGAELANQDFLKAIRGLGWVAGKTGRLQPVDYRHLGAEELGSVYESLLELVPRVDTETRSFELAHLAGNERKTTGSYYTPPSLVSALLDTALDPLLDQAVNGATGPDDAEARLLALTVCDPASGSGGFLVAAARRIARRLAEVRAGDNEPTPGEVQSALHDVVERCIYGVDMNDLAAELAKVSLWLEAMQPGKPLGFLDARIKIGNSLLGTTPALLDGGVPEGAFSVLEGDDKKFAAEAKKRNKAENTRKADKLFGSLGQDAFSFGGTQSAVAQLISQRRELVKPVASAEEARFRAKAYDAFDHSADMEQKRLHADAWCAAFVWPLKAGEAEPPTSSVVRQLGDSGTDAGYGPTVAKIRGLANEYRFFHWHLEFPEVFGDPDAGENVGVEGWPGGFSCVLGNPPWERVKLQEQEFFAARNEEIAKAPNAAARTRLIKSLVEDDPILHNEFLAAKRNAEGQSASMRTSGRYPLNGRGDVNTYAVFAELFRSLTSPHGRSGVIVPTGIATDATTQYFFKDLVDTSTIAALYDFENRAPLFEGVDSRFKFCLLTMAGRLAKEEVASFAFFLHDPADIAVSEIALSPDEIKLINPNTGTLPIFRTRRDAEITLGIYRRVPVLINENDPVNGNPWGVSFMRMFDMANDSNLFHTREQLEGDGWTLNGNAFARGSNGKPAKMLPLYEAKMIHQFDHRWATYRNTEVRDLSDAEKIDATTLAVPKYWLDASEVNEKLQGKWGRKWLMGWRDIARATDVRTVISAVFPMSAAPDGNLLMLPSGGGPSCTVAFFCTFIIRG; the protein is encoded by the coding sequence ATGAGCACGGCATTCCAAGCCATCACCGTCGTCGGAGGCGTCGTTCCCCCCTCATTGCTGGGGCGCATCCAGGCCGGGGAAGTCAACGATGCCAGGAGCATGTCTCCCGCCAGTTTCCACCTTGCCGGCACGGAAACGGTCCGCGACGCGGCCTCACGGACATGGATGTACCTTCAGGGTGCCTGGAGCGCCTGGCGCGAATCCGACTCTGCCAAACGCCCGGACGGGCAAGGCGCCGGGACCGGCGATGCCCGGCAGAAGTGGCTTCTGGTGCTCCTTCGCGAACTCGGCTTTGGGCAGGTTCCGGCGACACCCGGAGGCCTGACGATCGGCGGCGAGGCGTACCCCATCTCGCACCGTTGGGAGTCCGTGCCCATACACTTGCTCGGCCCTGGCGTGGACCTGGACAAGCGCACCCCCAAGGTTGAAGGTGCTGCCAGGCGCGCGCCCCAAGCGATGATGCAGGAATTCCTGAACCGTGAGGACACTTACCTCTGGGCCATTCTCAGCAACGGCCTCAGGCTCCGTCTCCTGCGGGACTCCACCGCGTTGGCAGGCTCCGCATACATCGAATTCGATCTCGAGACTATCTTCGAGTCGGATCTCTATTCCGAGTTCCAGCTGTTCTGGCAACTCTGCCACCAGTCCCGGCTGGACAAGCGCGGTGGCTCCGAGGCGCCGCCATCTGACTGCTGGCTGGAACTCTGGCGCGGTGAATCCGTCGAGGCCGGAGCCCGTGCCCTCGACAAGCTCGGCGCCGGCGTCGAGAAGGCTCTGGGCTTCCTGGGCACGGGCTTTCTGCGCCACCCGGACAACCGCTGGCTCGTGGATGCCCTGCATTCCGGGGATTTAAGCCATCGCGACTTCCACAAGGCCCTACTTCGCGCTGCATACCGCTTGCTGTTCCTATTCGTGGTGGAAGATCGCGGCGCTCTCCTTGATCCGGCGGCAACCACCGAGGCCCGCGACCGCTATGCGATGTACTTCTCCACCCAGAGGCTGCGGAAGATGTCCCGCAGCCGCGACGGAGGCCCGCATCCGGACCTGTGGCGTACCCAGAAACTCGTGTTGGGCGCCCTGGGCGGCGATGGCCTCGATGTGGTCGGCCTGCCGGCACTGGGCGGACTATTTGATCCCGATCCCCGCGCCGCACGTCTGGCCGGGCAACCGCATGGGGACCTCTTGCTAGGTGCAGAGTTGGCAAACCAGGACTTCCTCAAGGCCATCCGCGGCCTGGGCTGGGTGGCTGGAAAGACCGGCCGTCTGCAGCCCGTGGACTACCGACATCTCGGGGCCGAGGAACTAGGCTCCGTTTACGAATCTTTGCTGGAATTGGTGCCCCGCGTCGATACCGAGACGCGGTCCTTTGAACTTGCGCATCTGGCCGGAAACGAGCGAAAGACCACCGGCTCCTACTACACCCCGCCGAGTCTGGTGTCCGCGCTGTTGGACACCGCCCTGGACCCGCTGCTGGACCAGGCCGTAAATGGTGCGACAGGACCGGATGACGCCGAGGCCCGGCTTCTTGCGTTGACCGTGTGTGACCCTGCCTCCGGCTCCGGCGGCTTTCTGGTGGCCGCCGCCCGCCGGATTGCCCGTCGCCTGGCCGAGGTGCGCGCCGGCGATAACGAGCCCACACCCGGCGAGGTGCAGAGCGCACTGCATGACGTGGTGGAACGCTGCATCTACGGCGTGGACATGAATGACCTCGCCGCCGAACTTGCCAAGGTGTCCCTGTGGCTCGAAGCCATGCAACCCGGGAAACCGCTGGGCTTCCTGGACGCACGAATCAAGATCGGCAACAGCCTGTTGGGAACAACACCTGCGCTGCTCGACGGCGGCGTACCCGAGGGTGCCTTCTCGGTCTTAGAGGGTGATGACAAGAAGTTCGCGGCGGAGGCAAAGAAGCGAAACAAAGCCGAGAACACCCGGAAGGCGGACAAGCTCTTTGGCTCACTCGGGCAGGACGCCTTCAGTTTCGGCGGCACGCAGTCGGCTGTGGCGCAGCTGATCAGCCAGCGCCGCGAACTCGTCAAACCCGTGGCGAGCGCCGAGGAGGCCCGGTTCCGAGCCAAGGCCTACGATGCCTTCGACCACTCCGCGGACATGGAGCAGAAGAGGCTCCACGCGGATGCCTGGTGCGCAGCCTTCGTCTGGCCCCTGAAAGCTGGCGAGGCCGAGCCGCCCACCTCATCTGTCGTCCGGCAGCTGGGTGACTCTGGGACTGATGCAGGGTACGGTCCTACGGTCGCCAAGATCCGCGGGCTCGCCAACGAATACCGATTCTTCCACTGGCACCTGGAGTTCCCGGAAGTGTTTGGTGATCCGGATGCGGGAGAAAACGTCGGCGTCGAGGGCTGGCCCGGAGGTTTCTCCTGCGTGCTCGGCAACCCGCCATGGGAGCGGGTCAAGCTGCAGGAACAGGAGTTCTTCGCGGCTAGGAACGAAGAAATTGCGAAGGCACCGAATGCCGCCGCACGGACGCGACTCATCAAGAGTCTCGTGGAGGACGACCCCATCCTCCACAACGAGTTCCTGGCCGCCAAGCGCAACGCGGAAGGGCAGAGCGCGAGCATGCGCACTTCCGGCCGCTACCCCCTCAACGGCCGCGGCGACGTCAACACGTACGCGGTCTTTGCCGAGCTGTTCCGCAGCCTGACCTCGCCGCATGGCCGATCCGGCGTCATCGTCCCGACGGGCATTGCCACGGACGCCACCACGCAGTACTTCTTCAAGGACCTGGTCGATACCAGCACCATCGCGGCGCTGTACGACTTCGAGAATCGCGCGCCCTTGTTCGAAGGTGTGGACTCCCGATTCAAGTTTTGCCTCCTGACGATGGCCGGACGGCTGGCGAAGGAAGAAGTGGCGTCCTTCGCATTCTTCCTGCACGATCCAGCCGATATTGCGGTGTCAGAAATTGCGCTGTCGCCGGACGAAATCAAGCTCATCAACCCCAACACGGGCACCCTCCCCATCTTCCGCACCCGCCGGGATGCAGAAATTACACTCGGTATCTACCGCCGCGTTCCGGTCCTCATCAACGAGAACGACCCGGTCAACGGCAATCCCTGGGGCGTCTCATTTATGCGTATGTTCGACATGGCTAACGACTCGAACTTGTTCCACACGCGAGAGCAACTGGAAGGCGATGGCTGGACCCTCAATGGAAACGCCTTCGCGCGAGGCTCCAACGGCAAACCCGCGAAAATGCTGCCGTTGTATGAGGCCAAGATGATTCACCAGTTCGACCACCGTTGGGCTACATACAGAAATACGGAAGTTCGTGACCTTTCCGACGCTGAAAAGATTGATGCAACGACCCTTGCGGTACCGAAATATTGGCTCGACGCTTCCGAGGTCAACGAAAAGCTCCAGGGAAAATGGGGCCGAAAGTGGCTCATGGGTTGGAGAGACATCGCCAGGGCGACCGACGTACGGACGGTCATTTCGGCAGTTTTCCCCATGTCAGCTGCACCTGACGGTAATCTCCTGATGCTTCCAAGTGGCGGGGGCCCCAGTTGCACAGTTGCTTTCTTCTGCACTTTCATCATTCGTGGTTGA
- a CDS encoding McrC family protein — translation MLRSIVLDELQSSADAVELDPEVAATLRDTGLVTVLPAHGGLWTVLPAGTVGAVQVGNLQVEVTPKQKVGLSRLLFLLGYAANPGFRPEDVAGIEDTDLFAALGESLARQGLRALERGALSGYVRVEDALRTVRGRIRVGDQMTRRPGMLLPLEVAYDDFTVDIAENRILRAAIRLMMQVPRLSHDVGWKLAHLDSKLDGVSELRFGATLPPWTESRLNEHYVPALRLAEIILRNMSAEAGLGRHSVASFVVNMAKVFEDFVTTSLREALDSYPGETSGQYETFLDEAEVGQMGNRIRMAVDIVHSVRGAPAMVFDAKYKAASAGDGYPNADYYQMLAYCTALTVPTAWLIYAGPGQAWTRRVTNSSVSIVEFPLDISQPPAALLARVSALAEAAYQEWRVSGLGQGSRLLSRPRST, via the coding sequence ATGCTCAGGTCCATCGTCCTCGACGAGCTGCAAAGTTCGGCGGATGCAGTTGAGCTGGATCCGGAAGTCGCCGCGACGCTCCGGGACACCGGGCTGGTGACGGTACTGCCTGCTCACGGTGGATTGTGGACGGTGCTCCCCGCGGGAACTGTGGGGGCTGTCCAGGTGGGGAACCTTCAAGTCGAGGTCACGCCAAAACAGAAGGTCGGTCTCAGCCGGCTGCTGTTCCTTCTCGGCTACGCCGCGAACCCGGGCTTCCGTCCGGAAGACGTTGCGGGCATCGAAGACACCGACCTGTTCGCCGCCCTTGGCGAATCCTTGGCCCGCCAGGGGTTGCGGGCGCTGGAACGCGGTGCGCTCAGTGGGTACGTCCGCGTTGAGGATGCCCTTCGGACAGTCCGAGGGCGGATCCGTGTGGGCGACCAGATGACCCGCCGCCCCGGGATGCTCCTGCCCTTGGAGGTCGCCTACGACGACTTCACCGTTGACATTGCAGAGAATCGTATCCTGCGGGCCGCCATACGCTTGATGATGCAGGTCCCGAGGCTTTCCCATGATGTCGGCTGGAAGCTGGCCCACTTGGATTCGAAGCTGGACGGAGTCTCGGAGCTACGGTTCGGAGCCACGCTACCTCCCTGGACAGAATCGCGTCTCAACGAGCACTATGTTCCGGCCCTCCGCTTGGCGGAGATCATACTTCGGAACATGTCGGCCGAGGCCGGCCTAGGACGCCATTCCGTCGCCTCTTTCGTTGTGAACATGGCCAAGGTGTTCGAGGACTTCGTTACAACTTCGCTTCGCGAGGCGCTTGACAGTTATCCCGGCGAGACCAGCGGGCAATACGAGACATTCCTGGATGAGGCTGAAGTTGGCCAGATGGGGAATCGTATCCGCATGGCAGTGGACATCGTTCATTCGGTACGCGGCGCTCCCGCGATGGTGTTCGATGCGAAGTACAAAGCAGCGTCTGCGGGCGACGGGTATCCCAATGCCGACTACTATCAAATGCTCGCCTATTGCACGGCGTTGACCGTGCCGACGGCATGGCTGATTTACGCGGGGCCCGGCCAGGCCTGGACGCGGCGGGTCACTAACAGTTCGGTGTCCATTGTCGAGTTCCCGCTTGATATTTCCCAGCCACCCGCAGCCCTGCTGGCACGAGTGAGTGCGCTTGCCGAAGCGGCCTATCAGGAATGGCGCGTGTCCGGGCTGGGTCAGGGCTCGCGACTCCTCTCGCGGCCCAGGAGTACGTGA